One genomic window of Anaerolineales bacterium includes the following:
- a CDS encoding glycosyltransferase family 4 protein, producing MRILNALYYYRPHFSGLTVYTERLAMALAAQGHTVTVLTSRYSPTLAIEESLDGVLVRRVRVLSTVSKGPIMPSFLLHGFRLLRCHDILQLHVPQLDAAPLALLGRLLKKPVVVTYHCDLSLPSSLLNQVANRMSHLANALTLSLAQAVVTNTRDYAESSASLRRVLHKLEVIPPPAVVAPVEDARVRGLRQRYGVGEKDRVIGMAARLATEKGAEVLAQAMPYVLQVYPTARVLYVGQYQDVMGEADYLARLRPLLDALGDRWSFLGVLGPEDLAAFYALCDLTVLPSLNSTESFGMVQVESMLCGTPVVASDLPGVRQPVQLSGMGLLVPPRDPQGLAAAINDVLSRPERYRKDGCAWCQQLSPAAVASAYDRLYARLLAGSG from the coding sequence ATGCGAATCCTCAACGCGCTCTACTACTACCGGCCGCATTTCTCCGGGCTGACGGTGTACACCGAGCGGCTGGCGATGGCGCTGGCGGCGCAGGGCCACACCGTAACCGTCTTGACGTCACGCTATTCTCCGACGCTCGCAATCGAGGAATCCCTGGACGGCGTACTCGTCCGGCGGGTCCGTGTCCTGTCAACGGTGAGCAAAGGCCCGATCATGCCTTCCTTCCTGCTACACGGATTCCGCCTTCTCCGCTGCCACGACATCCTACAACTGCACGTTCCGCAGCTGGACGCCGCCCCCCTGGCGCTGCTGGGCCGCCTGCTCAAGAAGCCCGTTGTCGTCACCTACCACTGCGATTTGAGCCTTCCCTCTTCACTCCTGAACCAGGTGGCCAACCGGATGTCGCATCTGGCCAATGCCCTGACCCTGTCGCTGGCGCAGGCCGTGGTCACCAATACCCGGGACTACGCCGAGAGCTCTGCGTCGCTGCGCCGCGTGCTCCACAAGCTCGAGGTCATCCCGCCCCCGGCCGTGGTGGCCCCGGTGGAAGACGCCCGAGTCCGTGGCCTGCGCCAACGGTATGGCGTGGGCGAGAAGGACCGGGTGATCGGCATGGCCGCTCGCCTGGCGACGGAAAAGGGGGCAGAGGTCCTGGCGCAGGCGATGCCGTATGTGCTGCAGGTCTACCCTACGGCTCGCGTGCTGTATGTCGGGCAATACCAGGACGTGATGGGGGAAGCCGACTATCTGGCCCGCCTGCGGCCCCTGCTAGACGCCCTCGGCGACCGCTGGTCGTTCTTGGGGGTGCTGGGCCCGGAGGATCTGGCCGCCTTCTACGCGCTGTGCGATCTCACCGTCCTGCCCAGCCTGAACAGCACCGAGAGCTTCGGCATGGTGCAGGTCGAGTCAATGCTGTGCGGCACGCCGGTTGTGGCAAGTGATCTGCCCGGCGTCCGGCAGCCTGTGCAGCTATCTGGGATGGGCCTGCTTGTCCCGCCGCGAGATCCGCAGGGTCTGGCGGCCGCAATCAACGATGTGCTGAGCCGTCCCGAGAGGTACCGCAAGGACGGTTGTGCGTGGTGCCAGCAACTATCCCCGGCTGCTGTCGCCTCAGCCTATGATCGGCTATATGCCCGCTTGTT
- a CDS encoding flippase-like domain-containing protein, producing MAPARARRTGTIGVLIGVAVSVVALVAVLRWAGWGPVVVALQQMEPGYLGLAAAVFLLSMLARAVSWWLLLTRSVSLGRTLATLNEGYLLNNLLPWRLGELGRAVLLGRQPGMSTLRVLSTIVIERTYDVILGTTLLVAMLPVVLRLGWASRAALIWGGAVGLALLVLWLLVHHASRIEGWIGRKFPKPALWQARWRRVHSGLAALESPSLFLGSFGAMAVSWILAGVDYWLVLRAFHPSPGWPWAYFMLTATALGGAVPAAPGSIGVFEAAAVAALGAFAVSAGTALAAALVLHAMVYAITVSIGAVALIRDGDTLQGLYQDVVGWLSRREQVEAP from the coding sequence ATGGCACCGGCACGTGCCCGCCGCACGGGCACGATCGGGGTGCTCATCGGTGTGGCAGTCAGCGTCGTGGCGCTGGTTGCCGTGCTGCGCTGGGCGGGATGGGGGCCCGTGGTGGTCGCCCTGCAGCAGATGGAGCCCGGTTACCTCGGGCTGGCGGCCGCAGTTTTCCTATTGTCGATGCTCGCCCGGGCCGTGTCCTGGTGGCTGCTGCTCACCCGTTCCGTGAGCCTGGGACGTACCCTGGCCACCCTGAATGAAGGCTACCTGCTGAACAACCTTCTGCCCTGGCGTCTGGGTGAGCTCGGTCGGGCCGTGCTGCTCGGCCGCCAGCCAGGCATGTCCACCCTGCGCGTGCTTTCGACGATTGTGATCGAGCGTACCTATGATGTCATCCTGGGAACAACGTTGCTGGTGGCCATGCTCCCCGTCGTCCTGCGCCTCGGTTGGGCCTCGCGAGCGGCGCTGATCTGGGGGGGAGCCGTAGGCCTTGCGCTGCTGGTCCTGTGGCTTCTGGTCCACCACGCTAGCCGCATCGAAGGCTGGATCGGCCGCAAGTTCCCCAAACCTGCGTTGTGGCAGGCGCGCTGGCGCCGGGTGCATTCCGGCCTGGCTGCTCTCGAGAGCCCTTCATTGTTTCTCGGCAGCTTTGGCGCCATGGCTGTCAGCTGGATCCTGGCTGGGGTCGACTACTGGCTGGTGCTGCGCGCCTTCCACCCCTCGCCGGGCTGGCCGTGGGCCTATTTCATGCTGACGGCCACCGCCCTGGGAGGGGCCGTGCCGGCTGCACCGGGTTCCATTGGGGTCTTTGAGGCGGCAGCAGTGGCCGCCCTCGGCGCCTTCGCGGTCTCAGCGGGGACGGCCCTGGCGGCGGCCCTGGTCTTGCACGCCATGGTGTACGCCATCACCGTCAGCATCGGGGCGGTGGCCCTGATCCGGGACGGCGACACCCTGCAAGGGCTGTACCAGGATGTCGTCGGGTGGCTGAGCCGCCGCGAACAAGTCGAGGCGCCTTGA
- the lepA gene encoding translation elongation factor 4, with amino-acid sequence MHLTHIRNFCIIAHIDHGKSTLADRLLQITGTISDRDMTEQVLDSMDLEREKGVTIKASAVRMAYQAGDGQEYELNLIDTPGHVDFGYEVSRALAACEGAVLVVDATQGIEAQTLANLYLAMGADLRILPVINKIDLASARPDEVAQEVGSLLGMAPEEVLRISAKHGTHVPELLEAIVHSVPPPGGSAEAPLRALIFDSHYDSYKGVVAYVRLVDGRLTTTDDLRLMATGVQMRPLEVGVFTPAMMPTAQLEAGEVGYVATGLKTVRECRVGDTFTSSGRIAAEALPGYLHPKPMVFAGFYPVEGEDYGNLKDALEKLQLNDASLVYEPETSQALNFGFRCGFLGMFHMDIIQERLEREYELDLIATAPSVEYEVLMRDGSTRTIDSPADLPDPSLVEEVREPWMRIQVFTPESFYGSVMDLATKRRAIFIEQEYPAAGRVVLHFDIPLAELIIDFYDQLKSRTRGYASLDYRFESYRPDELVKLELLINEEPVDALAMVVHRKEAYHKGQSLVSKLKELIPRQLYPVPIQAVSDGRVISRANVKALRKDVLAKCYGGDVSRKKKLLERQKRGKKRLKKIGSVEIPQEAFMAVLRLGDE; translated from the coding sequence ATGCACCTCACACACATCCGCAACTTCTGCATCATCGCCCATATCGATCATGGCAAATCCACGCTTGCCGACCGGCTGCTTCAGATCACCGGGACGATCTCCGATCGCGATATGACGGAGCAGGTGCTGGACAGCATGGACTTGGAGCGCGAGAAGGGCGTCACCATCAAGGCCTCGGCGGTCCGAATGGCCTACCAGGCGGGTGATGGCCAGGAGTACGAGCTCAACCTGATCGATACGCCCGGGCATGTCGACTTCGGTTACGAAGTCAGCCGGGCGCTGGCGGCCTGCGAAGGCGCGGTCCTTGTGGTGGACGCGACCCAGGGGATCGAGGCCCAGACTTTGGCCAATCTGTACCTGGCCATGGGGGCGGATCTAAGGATCCTGCCGGTGATCAATAAGATCGATCTAGCCTCAGCCAGGCCGGATGAGGTGGCGCAGGAGGTCGGGTCGCTGCTGGGCATGGCGCCGGAGGAGGTACTGCGTATCTCGGCCAAGCACGGCACCCACGTTCCGGAGCTGCTCGAAGCCATCGTGCACTCCGTCCCGCCCCCTGGGGGAAGCGCCGAGGCGCCGCTGCGGGCGTTGATCTTCGATTCGCATTACGACTCCTACAAGGGGGTCGTGGCCTATGTGCGCCTGGTGGACGGCCGGCTGACGACGACCGATGACCTGCGCCTGATGGCGACAGGTGTCCAGATGCGGCCGCTCGAGGTCGGGGTGTTCACGCCGGCCATGATGCCAACTGCGCAGCTGGAGGCCGGGGAGGTCGGCTACGTCGCCACCGGGCTGAAGACGGTGCGCGAGTGCCGGGTTGGGGATACGTTTACCTCGAGTGGCCGAATAGCGGCCGAGGCGCTGCCGGGCTACCTGCATCCGAAGCCGATGGTCTTTGCCGGCTTCTATCCGGTGGAGGGCGAAGACTACGGCAACCTCAAGGATGCGCTCGAGAAGCTCCAGCTCAACGATGCCTCCCTGGTATACGAACCCGAGACATCGCAGGCGCTGAACTTCGGGTTCCGCTGCGGATTCCTCGGGATGTTCCACATGGACATCATCCAGGAGCGGCTCGAGCGGGAGTACGAGCTGGACCTGATCGCCACCGCCCCCTCCGTCGAATACGAGGTCCTGATGCGCGACGGATCGACCCGCACCATCGACTCGCCTGCGGACCTGCCCGATCCCAGTCTGGTGGAAGAAGTCCGGGAGCCCTGGATGCGCATTCAGGTGTTCACCCCGGAGTCCTTCTACGGCTCCGTAATGGATCTGGCGACCAAGCGCAGGGCAATCTTCATCGAGCAGGAATACCCCGCTGCCGGTCGAGTTGTTCTGCATTTCGATATTCCCCTCGCCGAGCTGATCATCGATTTCTACGACCAGCTCAAATCACGCACCCGGGGCTACGCCTCCTTGGACTACCGGTTCGAGAGCTACCGCCCAGATGAGCTTGTCAAGCTGGAACTCCTGATCAACGAGGAGCCGGTGGATGCCCTGGCGATGGTGGTTCACCGCAAGGAGGCCTATCACAAGGGGCAATCGCTCGTCTCCAAGCTCAAGGAATTGATCCCGCGCCAGCTGTACCCTGTGCCGATCCAGGCCGTTAGCGATGGAAGAGTCATCTCGCGGGCCAACGTCAAGGCCTTGCGCAAGGACGTGCTGGCCAAGTGCTACGGCGGAGATGTCTCCCGCAAGAAGAAGCTGCTCGAGCGGCAGAAGCGCGGCAAGAAGCGCCTGAAGAAGATCGGCAGCGTTGAGATCCCGCAGGAAGCCTTCATGGCTGTGCTTCGCCTGGGGGACGAGTGA
- a CDS encoding TlyA family RNA methyltransferase, whose protein sequence is MALRERADILLTESGLADSRSAAQRLIMAGQLRADGQRVLRPSQRLDRACRLTLDAPAPFVSRGGEKLAAALGCLPIEIGQRTCADIGASTGGFTDCLLQAGAARVYAVDVGQGILHWRLRNDPRVVVMEGINARYLDLLPEPVDLVTLDLSFISLRLVLPRLPGWMRPGGDVVALVKPQFEVGKQAVGRGGVVRGEDDRLQALLSVAEVAAALGIFPQAGLRSPLLGPKGNVEFLLWAVLGGPQIDLQLVLDGVRLAPREEQTDDSGILPAAGERPPGP, encoded by the coding sequence ATGGCCCTCAGGGAGCGTGCCGATATCCTATTGACCGAGAGCGGGCTGGCGGACAGCCGCAGCGCCGCGCAGCGGCTGATCATGGCCGGCCAGCTGCGTGCCGACGGACAACGTGTCCTGCGGCCATCGCAGCGACTCGACCGTGCGTGCCGGCTGACGCTTGACGCTCCTGCTCCATTCGTCTCTCGGGGCGGCGAGAAGCTGGCGGCGGCGTTGGGATGCCTGCCGATCGAGATCGGGCAGCGAACCTGCGCCGACATCGGCGCCTCCACCGGGGGGTTCACGGATTGCTTGCTCCAGGCCGGCGCCGCCCGAGTATACGCGGTCGATGTCGGCCAAGGTATCCTGCACTGGCGCCTGCGCAATGATCCCCGGGTGGTCGTCATGGAAGGCATCAACGCCCGGTACCTGGACCTGCTGCCCGAGCCGGTCGATTTGGTCACCCTGGATCTGTCCTTCATCTCGCTGCGGCTGGTCCTGCCGCGCTTGCCGGGCTGGATGCGCCCCGGCGGCGACGTCGTGGCGCTGGTCAAACCCCAGTTCGAGGTTGGCAAGCAGGCCGTTGGCCGTGGGGGCGTTGTCCGGGGAGAAGACGACCGCTTGCAGGCCTTGCTCTCGGTCGCCGAGGTTGCGGCGGCGCTGGGGATCTTCCCTCAGGCCGGACTGCGATCGCCCCTGCTTGGACCCAAGGGAAATGTTGAGTTCCTGCTGTGGGCAGTCCTGGGCGGACCACAGATCGACCTGCAGCTCGTGCTGGATGGGGTCCGCCTCGCTCCCCGCGAAGAGCAAACGGACGACTCAGGTATACTTCCTGCGGCGGGTGAAAGGCCTCCCGGCCCCTAG
- a CDS encoding decaprenyl-phosphate phosphoribosyltransferase yields the protein MLSALLRSMRPRQWVKNTFIFAPLVFDQKLTQRDALLATLAGFVLLCMASSAVYLVNDLADLEADRRHPQKRFRPIAAGTLPRRVAQVSATILFLVTLGLSLLLSLPFALIVAIYILTNLLYSYRLKHVPIIDVMVLASGYVLRVAGGVVLVSVERFSPWLYICTTLLALFIGFGKRRAEMVLMADSANEHRRVLDGYTLPFLDQLIVIVSACAIMAYSLYTFSAENLPDNHFMMLTIPFVMYGIFRYLQLIHVQSAGGAPDELVMSDWPLLATIVLWGFSAAAVLYFGT from the coding sequence ATGCTGTCAGCCTTGCTACGAAGCATGCGCCCGCGTCAGTGGGTCAAGAACACCTTCATCTTCGCCCCGCTGGTGTTCGACCAGAAGCTGACGCAGCGCGATGCCCTGCTGGCGACGCTGGCGGGCTTCGTGCTCCTGTGCATGGCCTCGAGCGCGGTCTACCTGGTTAACGATCTCGCCGACCTGGAGGCGGACCGCCGGCACCCGCAGAAGCGGTTCCGGCCGATTGCCGCCGGCACGCTCCCGAGGCGCGTGGCTCAGGTCAGCGCTACGATCCTGTTCCTGGTGACGCTCGGCCTCAGCCTGCTGCTCAGCCTGCCTTTTGCCCTGATTGTGGCTATCTACATCCTGACCAACCTGCTGTATTCCTATCGGCTCAAGCACGTGCCGATCATCGACGTGATGGTACTAGCCTCGGGCTACGTGCTGCGGGTGGCGGGCGGCGTGGTGCTGGTCTCCGTCGAGCGGTTCTCGCCCTGGCTGTACATTTGCACCACGCTGCTGGCGTTGTTCATCGGCTTCGGCAAGCGCCGGGCCGAGATGGTGCTGATGGCTGACAGCGCCAATGAGCACCGGCGGGTGCTGGATGGGTACACCCTGCCCTTCCTTGATCAGTTGATCGTGATCGTGAGCGCCTGCGCCATCATGGCCTATTCGCTGTACACCTTCTCGGCGGAGAACCTGCCCGACAATCACTTCATGATGCTGACCATCCCCTTCGTGATGTACGGGATCTTCCGCTACCTGCAGTTGATCCACGTGCAATCGGCCGGCGGGGCACCCGACGAACTGGTGATGAGCGACTGGCCTTTGCTGGCCACGATCGTGCTCTGGGGGTTCTCCGCCGCGGCGGTGCTGTACTTCGGGACATGA
- the mvk gene encoding mevalonate kinase yields MSIGEAPGKIILLGEHAVVHGHPALAAPVHQVRARAELVVPGGEPLPDLRVEAPDVGLSVWLYELAPDSAIARALRLTQQALGLPALPQARLHLTSTIPVASGLGSGAAITLAIVRALSAHANRALSLEEQSAIVYEVDKIHHGTPSGIDNTVITYGVPIRYQIGAPVQRLQPGVGLPLLIADSGTPSPTGHAVAHVRARLQHSPRQTQSAFDSIHQLVERGALAVQSGDLEDLGGCMSANHAQLQALGVSTPVLDQLVAAAQEAGALGAKLSGAGMGGNVVALVPLSSTAAVTQALRQAGAARILQTEVPA; encoded by the coding sequence ATGAGCATCGGGGAAGCGCCGGGGAAGATCATACTGCTCGGCGAGCACGCCGTTGTGCACGGCCACCCAGCCTTGGCGGCGCCAGTTCACCAGGTTCGGGCCCGGGCTGAGCTGGTAGTCCCAGGCGGAGAGCCCCTGCCCGATCTGCGGGTTGAAGCGCCGGATGTCGGCCTCTCTGTTTGGCTATACGAACTGGCCCCCGACTCAGCCATCGCCCGGGCCTTGCGCCTGACACAGCAGGCTCTCGGGCTCCCCGCACTCCCTCAGGCCCGCCTGCACCTGACCTCCACAATCCCGGTGGCCTCAGGCCTGGGGTCTGGCGCGGCAATCACCCTGGCCATCGTTCGTGCGCTCTCGGCCCATGCCAATCGGGCCCTCTCCCTCGAAGAGCAATCGGCGATTGTGTACGAAGTCGACAAGATCCACCACGGCACCCCCTCCGGCATCGACAATACCGTGATTACCTATGGCGTACCTATCCGGTATCAAATTGGCGCTCCGGTTCAGCGTCTGCAACCGGGAGTCGGCCTGCCCCTTCTGATCGCTGACAGCGGCACCCCCTCTCCCACCGGCCATGCCGTCGCCCACGTGCGCGCCCGCCTGCAGCACTCGCCGAGGCAGACGCAGTCGGCCTTCGACAGCATCCACCAGCTGGTGGAGCGCGGTGCCTTGGCTGTGCAAAGTGGCGACCTTGAAGACCTCGGTGGGTGCATGAGTGCCAACCATGCCCAGCTGCAGGCACTCGGGGTGAGCACCCCAGTCCTGGACCAGTTGGTGGCCGCGGCTCAGGAGGCCGGCGCCTTGGGAGCCAAGCTCTCCGGTGCCGGCATGGGCGGAAACGTCGTCGCACTGGTCCCGCTCTCCAGCACGGCCGCCGTCACGCAGGCCCTGCGTCAGGCGGGCGCTGCCCGCATCCTTCAGACCGAGGTCCCAGCATGA
- a CDS encoding isopentenyl phosphate kinase, with product MIFLKLGGSLITDKSQPEVCRLAVLHRLADEIASARARRPEMQLLLGHGSGSFGHVASARYGTHQGASTPQAWLGFAEVWRVANRLNRLVVDALLGSGLPAMSFPPSASAIAEGGEIQQLAVETVRLAIERGLLPVVAGDVAFDLGRGSTILSTERVFSYLALRLHPSHLLLAGVEPGVVRGYPSGTEVMPTVTDHDLETQGIGGASATDVTGGMADKVRHGVSMARSVPGLVVRIFSGMQPGEVERALLGDPVGTQVLGDK from the coding sequence ATGATCTTCCTTAAGCTCGGCGGATCGCTGATCACCGACAAGTCGCAGCCTGAGGTCTGCCGCCTGGCGGTGCTGCACCGCCTGGCGGACGAGATCGCCTCCGCCAGAGCGAGGCGGCCGGAGATGCAGCTGCTCCTCGGCCACGGCTCCGGCTCGTTCGGCCACGTGGCGTCTGCCCGCTACGGAACGCACCAGGGCGCCTCGACCCCTCAGGCGTGGCTGGGGTTCGCCGAGGTGTGGCGAGTGGCCAACCGGCTGAACCGGCTGGTCGTCGACGCCTTGTTGGGCTCCGGCTTGCCGGCCATGTCCTTCCCTCCCTCGGCGTCCGCCATTGCCGAAGGCGGGGAGATCCAGCAGCTGGCGGTCGAAACCGTGCGTCTGGCCATCGAGCGAGGTCTACTGCCCGTCGTCGCCGGTGACGTCGCCTTCGACCTCGGCCGAGGATCGACGATCCTCTCCACCGAGCGCGTGTTCTCCTACCTGGCCCTCCGACTGCACCCCAGCCATCTGCTGCTGGCGGGCGTCGAGCCCGGCGTGGTGCGCGGCTACCCGAGCGGAACCGAGGTGATGCCCACGGTCACAGACCACGATCTTGAGACACAGGGGATTGGCGGCGCCAGCGCCACCGATGTCACAGGGGGGATGGCCGACAAGGTGCGCCATGGCGTGAGCATGGCCCGGTCCGTGCCGGGGCTCGTGGTGCGCATCTTCTCCGGGATGCAGCCGGGGGAGGTCGAACGAGCCCTGCTGGGCGATCCGGTCGGAACGCAGGTCCTGGGGGACAAGTAG